In Chitinophaga sp. HK235, a single window of DNA contains:
- a CDS encoding efflux RND transporter periplasmic adaptor subunit — translation MNLQKSNIRSRHILPGMIMACLLPAALSSCGGNAGAETAGMAAPTPELPVMTLDTTTTLTTNEYSAQLEGKVNVDVRPQVDGYLKKIFVDEGSYVKAGQPLFEINDQPYREQLNRDIASLHAMESALAAAQLEVDKVRPLVENKVVADMQLKTAMATMQTAKANVDQAKAAVAASRVNVGFTLIKAPVNGYIGRIPKRIGNLVGRNDAAPLTTLSDISEVYAYFSMSENDFMNFSKGASGVSLQQQLKQLRPVTLILSNGDAFNQKGRIEMVDGQFNKTTAAISLRATFPNPAAILRSGNTGKVRVEQLYSGVIQVPQAATLEMQDKIFVYQVVDSNKVQRRILELSGRSQDNFIVKEGLKRGDRIVTAGIETLMEGAVVKPANNKDSVATNGK, via the coding sequence ATGAACCTCCAAAAAAGTAACATAAGAAGCAGACACATACTTCCCGGTATGATCATGGCCTGTTTGCTGCCGGCAGCGCTCAGCAGCTGTGGCGGCAACGCCGGTGCCGAAACAGCCGGTATGGCTGCACCTACTCCGGAACTGCCGGTGATGACCCTCGACACCACTACGACCCTCACTACCAACGAATATTCCGCTCAACTGGAAGGGAAAGTGAATGTGGACGTACGTCCACAGGTAGATGGATATCTTAAAAAGATTTTTGTGGATGAAGGCAGTTATGTAAAGGCTGGTCAACCACTGTTTGAAATCAATGATCAGCCCTACCGTGAGCAGCTCAACAGAGACATTGCCAGTCTCCATGCGATGGAGTCTGCCCTGGCAGCTGCCCAGCTGGAAGTAGACAAAGTACGTCCACTGGTAGAAAACAAGGTAGTAGCCGATATGCAACTCAAAACCGCTATGGCCACTATGCAAACGGCCAAAGCTAATGTTGACCAGGCCAAGGCAGCGGTAGCCGCTTCCCGTGTCAATGTAGGCTTTACCCTGATAAAAGCTCCTGTCAACGGATATATCGGCCGTATTCCCAAAAGGATCGGCAACCTGGTAGGCAGAAATGATGCAGCTCCGCTCACCACACTTTCTGATATCAGTGAGGTATACGCTTATTTCTCTATGAGCGAAAACGATTTCATGAACTTCAGCAAAGGCGCTTCCGGCGTAAGTCTGCAGCAACAGCTGAAACAGCTTCGCCCGGTAACGCTCATTCTCTCCAATGGTGATGCTTTTAACCAGAAAGGTCGTATCGAGATGGTAGACGGACAGTTCAATAAAACAACGGCCGCTATCAGCCTCCGGGCCACCTTCCCGAATCCGGCAGCCATCCTGCGTTCCGGCAATACCGGCAAAGTAAGGGTGGAACAACTCTACAGCGGGGTGATACAGGTGCCGCAGGCCGCCACCCTGGAAATGCAGGACAAAATATTTGTATATCAGGTGGTCGACAGCAATAAGGTACAACGCCGTATCCTTGAGCTGTCCGGCAGAAGTCAGGATAACTTCATCGTAAAAGAAGGACTGAAGCGGGGTGACAGGATTGTCACTGCCGGCATAGAAACCCTGATGGAAGGCGCGGTGGTGAAACCCGCCAACAACAAAGATTCCGTTGCAACAAACGGAAAATAA
- a CDS encoding sensor histidine kinase — translation MSKNNMAEKMFNRYYRIFIIPMIFLLYYLLSYLVNPYSESWSRMSKLSWRELIIEWTIMMIFCWLITELSLITARWMDRWIPWERWPIRRFIAQLFGQIISVGILLSILYVTLSLIFGPPEEKPATIPEKLDEWQFVFVCVMLSILISAVHTGNFFLQRWKTSMLEASELELKAAELRQIAMQSQLQSLKLQLDPHFMFNNFSTLSALIEEDKDTALSFLENLSRVYRYMIVNLNNDIITLGAELRFIQAYIYLIRIRHGNNVDIQITIPDSITNRGIPPITLQLLIENAIKHNVASGEQPLHIRIYQQEEGKLTVSNNTQRIPNVIPSTKLGLENIKNRYGLLSDQAPEIKEENSMFMVTLPLLDF, via the coding sequence ATGAGCAAGAATAACATGGCAGAAAAAATGTTCAACAGGTACTACCGGATATTTATCATTCCGATGATATTTCTCCTGTATTACCTGTTGTCCTACCTGGTAAACCCTTACAGCGAATCCTGGTCAAGAATGTCGAAACTAAGTTGGCGGGAACTGATCATTGAGTGGACGATCATGATGATCTTCTGCTGGCTGATCACGGAACTGAGCCTGATCACCGCCAGATGGATGGACCGCTGGATACCCTGGGAGAGATGGCCCATCCGGCGTTTTATCGCCCAGCTCTTTGGTCAGATCATTTCGGTAGGCATTCTGCTCAGCATTTTATATGTCACACTTTCTCTCATCTTCGGCCCTCCTGAAGAAAAGCCGGCCACCATACCAGAGAAACTGGACGAATGGCAGTTTGTGTTTGTATGTGTGATGCTGTCTATCCTGATCAGCGCCGTTCATACCGGTAATTTTTTCCTGCAACGCTGGAAAACCTCTATGCTGGAGGCTTCCGAACTGGAACTCAAAGCTGCCGAATTAAGGCAAATAGCCATGCAGTCGCAGCTGCAATCCCTGAAATTACAGCTGGACCCACATTTTATGTTCAATAATTTCAGTACCCTTTCGGCACTGATTGAAGAAGATAAGGACACCGCGCTCTCTTTTCTGGAGAACCTTTCCCGGGTATACCGGTATATGATTGTTAACCTCAACAATGATATCATTACACTGGGAGCCGAGTTACGATTTATACAGGCTTATATCTACCTGATCCGGATCCGTCATGGTAACAATGTAGACATACAGATCACCATTCCCGATTCGATCACCAACCGTGGCATCCCTCCTATTACCCTGCAACTGCTCATAGAAAATGCTATCAAGCACAATGTCGCCTCCGGTGAACAACCACTGCATATCCGCATTTATCAGCAGGAAGAAGGCAAATTAACTGTCAGCAACAATACACAGCGTATCCCTAACGTGATCCCTTCCACCAAGCTGGGACTGGAAAACATCAAAAACCGCTATGGTTTGTTATCAGACCAGGCTCCTGAGATAAAGGAAGAGAATAGCATGTTTATGGTGACGCTGCCTTTACTGGATTTCTAA
- a CDS encoding AraC family transcriptional regulator produces the protein MPLAWENSNDNKEPHVNTVIQDINSPQLKEESGELSLPIGRAKMSHWQFDGIRMIHSDWEYNDCRSMTWKADVDIVHLHFNLKGQFTVTPLESQTPLYFTANTHNMLYTNMGASTMKNEELMASQFILQFTRDSFLQLTEHSDEALQRFADKVLNRKIGTLSPQSMPIDLPMQQNINSILHCNYQGGIKKMFLFSKAIEMLVLQAASYHQTHHHTNAVVRTPYDRERLHFVRDHLLENLENPPTLSALARMAGLNEYKLKYGFKELFNTTAFGFVAEQRLELARTYLQDQHKSVGEIATMLGYSSIQHFSTAFKKKFGCSPNKAR, from the coding sequence ATGCCACTCGCCTGGGAAAATAGCAACGATAATAAGGAGCCTCATGTCAATACGGTCATTCAGGATATCAATTCACCACAGCTGAAGGAGGAAAGTGGAGAACTATCCCTTCCGATTGGCCGGGCGAAGATGTCCCACTGGCAGTTTGATGGTATCCGCATGATCCACAGTGATTGGGAGTATAATGACTGTAGGTCTATGACCTGGAAGGCAGACGTCGACATCGTGCACCTGCACTTCAACCTGAAAGGGCAGTTTACGGTGACCCCGCTGGAAAGCCAAACACCCCTGTACTTTACAGCCAACACACATAACATGCTGTATACCAATATGGGTGCTAGCACTATGAAAAATGAAGAGCTGATGGCTTCTCAGTTTATTCTTCAATTTACTCGTGATTCTTTTTTGCAACTGACCGAACACTCAGACGAAGCGCTGCAACGTTTTGCGGACAAAGTGCTGAACAGAAAAATCGGGACACTGTCTCCTCAGAGCATGCCCATCGATCTCCCCATGCAACAAAACATCAATTCCATCCTGCATTGTAATTATCAGGGTGGTATCAAAAAAATGTTCCTTTTTTCCAAAGCCATAGAGATGCTGGTATTGCAGGCCGCTTCCTATCATCAAACCCATCATCATACAAACGCGGTCGTACGTACGCCCTATGACCGGGAACGCCTGCACTTTGTGCGGGACCACCTGTTAGAGAACCTGGAGAACCCTCCTACCCTGTCGGCCCTCGCCAGAATGGCCGGCCTTAATGAATACAAACTGAAGTATGGTTTTAAGGAACTGTTCAACACCACGGCCTTTGGCTTTGTGGCAGAGCAACGTCTGGAACTGGCCCGTACCTATCTGCAGGACCAGCATAAGTCGGTAGGAGAAATTGCCACCATGCTGGGATACTCTTCCATACAGCATTTCAGTACGGCTTTTAAAAAGAAATTCGGATGCTCCCCTAACAAAGCAAGATAA
- a CDS encoding efflux RND transporter permease subunit, whose translation MLNKIIQRPVLATVISVILVILGIVGLTRLPVTQFPDIAPPSVVVSASFPGGNAATVLRSVVTPLEEAINGVENMTYIQSNAGNDGVGSVTVFFKLGTDPDQAAVNVQNRVAQVTSQLPPEVIQAGVTTTKQQSGMIMILDIYSEDNKKYDEAFLQNYAKINVIPEIKRIPGVGQAQIFGAKDYSMRVWLKPEQLTAYNVTPTEVMNAIRDQSLEAAPGRFGEGTDEPLSYVINYKGKFNQPEQFEKIVIKVAPDGSVLYLKDLARIELGSANYTTDNRVNGKDAVTMAIFQTNGSNANAIQTEINKVMDNASQTFPKGVKYQVTMSTKEQLDISIKQVKSTLIEAFVLVFVIVFLFLQDFRSTLIPAIAVPVSLIGTFFFLQMLGFSINMLTLFALVLAIGIVVDDAIVVVEAVHSKMERSHLPAKAATMSAMSEITGAIVSITLVMAAVFLPVGFMEGPTGVFYRQFAFTLAIAILISALNALTLSPALCALFLKNTHAGEGGHGEKTPARQGFAGRFFTAFNTGFQAMTNKYARGVKWLINYKWVSLGALALIIVATALLMRSTPKGFIPNEDGSFVAYSLSLPPGAGLERTTVVLRRADSILKKMPMVESETSISGYNILSNGASPAYAMGFVKLKPIKERGEVQNIDHIVYLMNEQLNTIKEGTFSVFTFPTVPGFGTFNGLELVLQDRTGGPVEKFSETANRFIGELMQSPEIAVAFTMFKADFPQYELVVDPVKTKQLGVNVSDLMMTLQTYYGSNQASDFNRFGKYYRVMVQAAPESRGTPSSLEGIFVKNDQGQMVPVNSMITLKKVYGPEMMNRYNLFNSISINAMPKPGYSTGDAIKAVERVAATKLPAGFSFEWTGLSKEEKNAGNQMVFIFVLALIFVYFLLAAQYESYILPLAVLLSIPTGILGVFLAINLAGIDNNIYVQVGLVMLIGLLAKNAILIVEFAVQRRRAGKTLLSAAMEASKLRLRPIIMTSLAFVAGLVPLMVVKGPSALGNHSISIGTAGGMLSGVILGVFIIPVLFIVFQYLQEKISGKTPVAAKEVVMEPATV comes from the coding sequence ATGCTCAATAAAATTATTCAACGGCCGGTACTGGCCACCGTTATATCGGTTATCCTGGTGATCCTGGGTATCGTAGGCCTTACCCGGCTGCCGGTGACACAGTTCCCGGACATCGCGCCACCCAGCGTGGTGGTGAGCGCCTCCTTCCCCGGCGGTAATGCTGCCACGGTACTACGTTCGGTAGTTACTCCCCTGGAAGAGGCCATCAACGGGGTGGAAAACATGACTTATATCCAGTCTAACGCCGGCAATGACGGTGTAGGCTCAGTGACCGTATTCTTCAAACTGGGTACCGATCCTGATCAGGCAGCGGTAAACGTACAAAACCGCGTAGCCCAGGTGACCAGCCAGTTACCACCTGAAGTAATACAGGCCGGTGTTACCACCACCAAACAACAGAGCGGGATGATCATGATCCTGGACATTTACAGTGAAGACAACAAAAAATATGATGAAGCCTTCCTGCAGAACTATGCCAAGATTAACGTGATCCCCGAGATCAAACGTATACCCGGTGTAGGCCAGGCACAGATCTTCGGTGCCAAGGACTACTCCATGCGTGTATGGCTGAAGCCCGAACAGCTGACTGCCTATAACGTAACGCCGACAGAGGTAATGAACGCTATCCGCGACCAGAGCCTGGAAGCGGCACCTGGCAGATTTGGCGAAGGCACAGATGAGCCCTTGTCTTATGTGATCAACTATAAAGGAAAATTCAATCAACCCGAACAGTTCGAAAAAATCGTCATCAAGGTAGCTCCTGATGGTTCAGTGTTGTATCTGAAAGACCTGGCCCGTATAGAACTGGGCTCGGCCAACTACACCACCGACAACCGCGTAAATGGCAAAGATGCCGTGACCATGGCCATCTTCCAGACCAATGGTTCCAATGCCAACGCTATCCAGACAGAGATCAACAAAGTGATGGACAACGCGTCCCAAACTTTCCCGAAAGGCGTCAAATATCAGGTGACCATGAGCACCAAAGAACAGCTGGACATCTCTATTAAACAGGTGAAATCTACGCTGATAGAGGCTTTCGTGCTGGTTTTCGTGATCGTGTTTCTGTTCCTGCAAGACTTCAGGTCTACACTGATCCCTGCCATTGCTGTTCCGGTTTCGCTGATAGGTACCTTTTTCTTTTTGCAGATGCTGGGCTTTTCCATCAACATGCTCACCTTGTTTGCCTTAGTGCTGGCCATCGGGATTGTGGTGGATGACGCCATTGTGGTGGTAGAAGCGGTGCACAGTAAGATGGAGCGATCGCATTTGCCAGCCAAAGCCGCTACTATGTCGGCGATGAGCGAGATCACCGGCGCTATCGTGTCTATTACCCTGGTAATGGCCGCAGTGTTCCTGCCGGTAGGTTTTATGGAAGGCCCCACCGGCGTGTTTTACAGGCAGTTCGCCTTTACACTGGCTATCGCCATCCTGATATCCGCACTGAACGCACTGACGCTTAGTCCGGCCCTGTGTGCCCTCTTCCTGAAAAATACCCATGCCGGAGAAGGGGGTCATGGTGAAAAAACACCCGCCAGACAAGGTTTTGCAGGCCGTTTCTTTACCGCTTTCAACACCGGTTTCCAGGCGATGACCAATAAGTACGCCCGTGGTGTCAAATGGCTGATCAACTATAAATGGGTGAGCCTGGGCGCACTGGCCCTCATCATCGTAGCAACTGCCTTACTGATGCGCAGTACGCCTAAAGGGTTTATTCCCAACGAAGATGGCAGCTTTGTGGCCTATTCCCTGTCACTCCCTCCGGGAGCGGGTCTGGAAAGGACCACGGTAGTGCTGCGCAGAGCAGACAGCATCCTTAAAAAGATGCCTATGGTGGAATCAGAAACCAGCATTTCCGGATACAACATTCTGAGTAATGGTGCCAGTCCGGCTTATGCGATGGGCTTCGTGAAACTGAAGCCTATCAAGGAACGTGGCGAAGTGCAGAACATAGATCATATCGTATATCTGATGAACGAACAGCTGAATACCATTAAGGAAGGTACTTTCAGTGTGTTTACCTTCCCGACGGTGCCCGGCTTCGGTACCTTCAACGGCCTGGAGCTGGTGCTGCAGGACCGTACCGGCGGACCAGTGGAGAAATTCAGTGAAACCGCCAACCGCTTCATCGGAGAGCTGATGCAAAGTCCGGAAATAGCCGTAGCCTTTACTATGTTTAAGGCCGACTTCCCACAGTATGAGCTGGTAGTGGATCCCGTAAAAACAAAACAGCTGGGTGTTAATGTAAGCGACCTGATGATGACACTGCAAACTTATTATGGTAGTAATCAGGCATCAGACTTCAACCGCTTCGGTAAATATTATCGTGTGATGGTACAGGCCGCACCGGAATCCCGTGGTACCCCTTCCAGCCTCGAAGGTATATTCGTTAAAAACGATCAGGGACAGATGGTACCAGTGAACAGCATGATCACTTTGAAAAAAGTGTATGGTCCTGAGATGATGAACAGATACAATCTGTTTAACTCTATCTCCATCAATGCGATGCCCAAACCGGGCTACAGCACGGGTGACGCGATCAAAGCGGTGGAAAGAGTGGCTGCCACCAAACTCCCTGCCGGCTTCAGTTTCGAGTGGACCGGATTAAGTAAGGAAGAAAAGAATGCCGGCAACCAGATGGTGTTCATATTTGTGCTGGCGCTGATATTTGTGTACTTCCTGCTGGCAGCGCAATATGAGAGTTATATACTGCCGCTGGCCGTACTGTTATCTATACCAACCGGTATCCTGGGTGTGTTCCTGGCTATTAATCTGGCGGGCATCGACAACAACATTTATGTACAGGTAGGTCTGGTGATGCTGATTGGTCTGCTGGCAAAAAACGCCATCCTGATTGTAGAATTTGCCGTACAACGGCGCCGGGCAGGCAAAACGCTGCTGTCGGCCGCGATGGAAGCCTCCAAACTGCGTCTGCGTCCTATCATCATGACCTCGCTGGCCTTTGTAGCCGGGCTGGTTCCGCTGATGGTCGTAAAAGGACCTTCCGCACTGGGTAACCATTCCATCAGTATCGGCACCGCAGGTGGTATGTTGTCCGGCGTAATCCTGGGCGTGTTCATCATCCCGGTATTATTCATCGTGTTCCAGTATCTGCAGGAAAAAATCTCCGGAAAAACACCGGTAGCAGCAAAGGAAGTGGTGATGGAACCAGCAACAGTTTAA
- a CDS encoding DUF3347 domain-containing protein yields MTTFLKAGLPVMAAALLAACGNSKTAAPERPDSSGQQSAPVTEVAKPAGLQLKNDQLNAVYQQYQQLSTALINGDEAAARIAANAIEAGAKGISGAEKLVSTAAGIMAAPHLDAQRTAYATLSNDLITLVKKSGISSGTLYVDYCPMALNDKGGYWLSDESGIKNPYFGDKMLTCGEVKETIQ; encoded by the coding sequence ATGACCACCTTCCTGAAAGCAGGATTACCCGTTATGGCAGCCGCATTGCTGGCTGCCTGCGGCAATAGTAAGACGGCTGCTCCCGAACGACCCGATTCTTCCGGGCAACAGTCAGCGCCTGTTACCGAAGTCGCTAAACCAGCAGGACTGCAGCTCAAAAACGATCAGCTGAATGCAGTGTACCAGCAATACCAGCAGCTGTCAACCGCCCTGATCAATGGCGACGAAGCCGCCGCAAGGATCGCTGCCAACGCAATAGAAGCTGGCGCCAAAGGCATCAGCGGCGCGGAGAAATTAGTGAGCACCGCCGCCGGTATCATGGCCGCGCCCCACCTCGACGCACAACGCACTGCCTACGCCACCCTGAGCAACGACCTGATCACTCTCGTGAAAAAGTCAGGCATCAGCAGTGGCACCCTCTACGTTGACTACTGTCCCATGGCCCTCAACGATAAAGGCGGCTACTGGCTCAGCGACGAATCAGGCATCAAAAACCCCTACTTCGGGGATAAAATGCTCACCTGCGGGGAAGTAAAAGAAACCATACAATAA
- a CDS encoding LytTR family DNA-binding domain-containing protein produces the protein MRLVIIEDEKPNATRLKNLVHDIFPDTTIEAILDTVSASVAWFRQHPHPDVALMDIRLADGLSFDIFQQVSLQCPVIFTTAYDEYAIRAFKVNSIDYLLKPIEKEDLRQALDKIHRQPVQTGPTEMVQQLLEFFKQKEVSYRTRFMLPFRDGYRTVLVEDVDFAYYAYSTTRLVLKDKSEVVVTQTMDELEEQLNPAQFFRANRQHIIGIHSIDRILHSFNGKLQIRLKRDPEREVLVSKEKVPLFKQWLDK, from the coding sequence ATGCGTTTAGTTATCATTGAAGATGAAAAGCCCAATGCAACCCGGCTAAAAAATCTGGTACACGATATATTCCCCGATACTACAATTGAAGCCATCCTTGACACCGTTAGTGCCAGTGTGGCCTGGTTCAGACAACACCCCCACCCCGATGTAGCCCTTATGGATATCAGACTGGCAGATGGTTTATCATTCGACATCTTCCAGCAGGTATCCCTCCAATGTCCGGTTATCTTTACCACTGCTTATGATGAATACGCCATCCGGGCCTTCAAAGTCAATAGCATTGACTATCTCTTGAAACCTATAGAAAAAGAAGACCTGCGCCAGGCCCTGGACAAGATCCACCGGCAGCCCGTGCAAACAGGACCTACAGAGATGGTGCAGCAGCTGCTGGAGTTCTTCAAACAAAAAGAAGTAAGCTACCGTACCCGCTTCATGCTTCCTTTCCGGGACGGTTACAGAACAGTGCTGGTAGAAGATGTAGACTTCGCCTATTATGCCTACAGCACCACCCGTCTTGTATTAAAAGATAAATCAGAGGTGGTGGTCACCCAAACCATGGACGAACTGGAAGAACAGTTAAACCCCGCTCAGTTTTTCCGGGCCAACCGCCAGCATATCATTGGCATCCACAGTATTGATCGTATTCTCCACTCCTTCAACGGCAAACTACAGATCAGGCTCAAACGAGATCCGGAAAGGGAGGTGCTCGTAAGTAAAGAAAAAGTGCCTTTGTTTAAACAGTGGCTCGATAAATAA
- a CDS encoding heme-binding domain-containing protein has translation MLQSKIAQGFSPGKLKWWLLGIFVVIQFFRPSKNQGSQQDATKDVAAIYPMPDSVQHILQLACYDCHSNHTRYPWYAEIQPIGWLLNKHIQGGKKELNFQEYGEYSFKRQRNKLKRMKEQIISKKMPLPSYTLLHPEARLTHVQQQAVITWIDSTLTKI, from the coding sequence ATGCTGCAATCTAAAATAGCCCAGGGCTTTAGCCCTGGGAAACTAAAATGGTGGCTATTAGGCATATTCGTAGTCATTCAGTTTTTCAGGCCCTCCAAAAATCAGGGTAGTCAACAGGATGCCACTAAGGATGTTGCCGCCATATATCCTATGCCCGACAGCGTGCAGCATATTCTGCAGCTGGCCTGCTATGACTGTCACAGTAATCATACCCGATACCCATGGTATGCGGAGATACAACCGATTGGCTGGTTGTTGAACAAACATATACAGGGAGGCAAAAAAGAGTTGAATTTCCAGGAATACGGAGAATATTCGTTTAAGCGACAGCGTAATAAGCTCAAACGTATGAAAGAACAGATCATATCCAAAAAAATGCCGCTGCCTTCCTATACTCTATTGCACCCGGAAGCCCGGTTAACGCACGTCCAGCAACAGGCCGTGATAACCTGGATCGATAGTACCCTTACGAAAATTTAA
- a CDS encoding TolC family protein, with protein MTINKSSLLAIAVFSSTVMACRVGKEFTRPAVPLPHHYRSAPATADSSNTGQLSWKTFFTDPALQALIDSAIAQNFDIQVALKNVAASEQAVKAARLANLPDLNLQMQANRNYPSKNSLNGSLSEQYMGTRYMDDYNANIGLSWEVIAWGKISRMKEIALASYLQSTEASKAVQTRIVSEVAQGYYNLLMLDTQHAIAARNLALNDSTLQMMQLQFNSGQINNLAIEQTAAQRQVAAALLPKIEQQIILQENALKILSGSLPGTIARSNRPSSIVTDSPLSAGVPASLLSQRPDVQAAEMAVKIANAKAGIAQASMYPALNITAGVGINSFKASNWFSIPGSLFETAAGSITQPIFQRRKLKTEWETAKIEWERTAIEFRKSVLTAVGEVSDALVKMDKLQAQHDMTRVRVEKLQSAIRDAGLLFRSGMASYLEVITAQGNVLQSELDLSTVEREQQGAVIELYRSLGGGWK; from the coding sequence ATGACTATCAATAAATCATCCCTTCTCGCCATCGCCGTGTTTTCCAGCACGGTCATGGCCTGCAGGGTGGGCAAAGAGTTCACCAGGCCGGCAGTGCCCTTACCGCATCACTACCGTAGTGCGCCTGCTACTGCCGACAGCAGCAATACCGGCCAGCTTTCCTGGAAAACGTTTTTCACCGATCCGGCGCTGCAAGCCCTGATCGATAGTGCCATCGCTCAAAACTTCGATATACAGGTAGCCCTTAAAAATGTGGCTGCTTCCGAACAGGCGGTCAAAGCCGCCAGGCTGGCCAATCTGCCGGACCTGAACCTGCAGATGCAGGCCAACCGTAACTATCCGTCTAAAAACAGTCTGAACGGCTCTTTGTCGGAACAGTATATGGGTACCCGTTATATGGACGATTACAACGCCAACATCGGCCTTAGCTGGGAGGTGATTGCCTGGGGAAAAATCAGTCGCATGAAAGAGATAGCCCTTGCCAGCTACCTGCAGAGCACAGAGGCTTCCAAAGCGGTACAGACAAGAATAGTGAGCGAGGTGGCGCAAGGATATTACAACCTGTTAATGCTGGACACCCAGCACGCCATTGCCGCCAGAAACCTGGCACTCAACGACAGCACCCTGCAGATGATGCAGCTGCAATTCAATTCCGGCCAGATCAATAATCTCGCCATTGAACAAACAGCAGCCCAGCGTCAGGTGGCTGCCGCCCTGTTACCCAAAATAGAGCAACAGATCATCCTTCAGGAAAATGCATTGAAGATCCTCTCCGGATCCCTGCCAGGGACTATTGCCAGAAGCAACCGGCCCTCATCCATTGTAACAGACAGTCCGTTATCCGCTGGTGTTCCAGCATCCCTGCTCAGCCAGCGTCCTGACGTGCAGGCAGCAGAGATGGCTGTCAAAATAGCCAACGCCAAAGCGGGCATCGCTCAAGCCAGCATGTACCCCGCCCTCAATATTACCGCAGGCGTTGGTATCAATTCATTTAAAGCCAGTAACTGGTTCAGCATACCAGGCAGCCTCTTTGAAACAGCAGCCGGCAGCATCACGCAACCCATCTTCCAACGGAGGAAATTAAAGACAGAATGGGAAACGGCTAAAATAGAATGGGAAAGAACAGCTATCGAATTCCGAAAATCGGTACTGACAGCCGTGGGAGAAGTATCAGACGCGCTCGTGAAAATGGATAAGCTCCAGGCGCAGCATGATATGACCCGGGTACGGGTGGAGAAGCTGCAAAGCGCCATCAGAGATGCCGGCCTGTTGTTTCGAAGCGGTATGGCCTCCTACCTGGAAGTGATTACCGCACAGGGCAATGTATTACAAAGTGAACTGGACCTTTCAACAGTAGAACGCGAGCAGCAGGGCGCCGTGATAGAACTGTACCGCTCACTCGGAGGTGGATGGAAATAG
- a CDS encoding DUF3347 domain-containing protein yields the protein MKTIIISTLALTAITFAACNNQQATHEAQHTDSSAAAHHEAASAEKPMATIKPQFTDVNPTAAASIKAVVDGYLQLENGLAADDDAAAAKAGKVMSEALAKFDASSLTPEQQKIYVANKDDLKEHAEHISKNAGNIAHQREHFAEMSEDIYDLVKAFGGGEPLYHIHCPMYDNNKGAWWLSKSAEIKNPYMGAKMPTCGVVEQLIQ from the coding sequence ATGAAAACTATTATCATCAGCACCCTGGCACTGACTGCCATCACCTTCGCCGCCTGCAACAACCAACAGGCCACCCACGAAGCCCAGCACACCGACAGCTCGGCTGCCGCACATCATGAGGCAGCATCTGCCGAAAAGCCAATGGCAACCATAAAACCACAGTTCACCGACGTGAACCCCACTGCTGCCGCAAGCATCAAAGCAGTGGTAGATGGCTACCTTCAGCTGGAAAATGGTCTCGCTGCCGACGATGATGCAGCTGCTGCCAAAGCCGGTAAAGTCATGTCTGAAGCCCTCGCCAAATTTGATGCCTCCTCACTTACACCGGAGCAGCAAAAAATCTACGTCGCCAATAAAGACGACTTAAAAGAACATGCTGAACATATCAGTAAAAATGCAGGCAACATTGCACATCAACGTGAGCACTTCGCTGAAATGAGTGAAGACATCTACGACCTGGTAAAGGCCTTCGGCGGCGGAGAACCACTCTACCACATCCATTGCCCCATGTACGATAATAATAAAGGTGCCTGGTGGTTAAGCAAGTCGGCTGAAATCAAAAACCCTTACATGGGCGCTAAAATGCCCACCTGCGGCGTAGTTGAACAACTCATCCAATAA